The Cydia pomonella isolate Wapato2018A chromosome 20, ilCydPomo1, whole genome shotgun sequence genome contains a region encoding:
- the LOC133529343 gene encoding uncharacterized protein LOC133529343 — protein MLPPVRLNGTPLKVVREFKYLGHWVTASLKDDIDVERERRALAVRSNMLIRRFARCTSNVKITLFKAYCQSFYTCSLWINFTQKTYSALRVQYNNAFRMLLGLPRYCSASGMFAEARTDGFHAIMRKRVASLVRRVRGSANSLLATVADRVDGAFWQYWSSLHAHNNRDRILHYKIK, from the coding sequence ATGTTACCTCCAGTGAGACTGAATGGCACTCCTCTTAAAGTAGTAAGAGAATTTAAGTACTTGGGACACTGGGTAACCGCATCGCTAAAAGATGATATAGATGTAGAAAGGGAGCGTAGGGCGCTGGCAGTAAGAAGTAATATGTTGATTCGTAGGTTCGCAAGGTGTACTAGCAACGTTAAAATCACCCTTTTTAAGGCGTACTGTCAGTCATTTTACACCTGCAGCCTATGGATCAACTTTACTCAAAAAACTTACAGCGCCCTGcgcgtgcaatataataatgcttttaggatgctgttggggctgccgCGCTATTGCAGCGCTAgcggtatgttcgcggaggcgcgcaccGACGGCTTCCACGCCATCATGCGCAAGCGGGTGGCGTCGCTGGTGCGGCGCGTGCGCGGCAGCGCCAACAGTCTCCTTGCCACAGTCGCGGACAGGGTAGATGGCGCTTTCTGGCAGTACTGGAGCAGCCTACATGCCCATAACAATCGAGATAGGatactacattataaaataaaatag